The following proteins are co-located in the Echinicola sp. 20G genome:
- the recA gene encoding recombinase RecA, with translation MSENTEKLKALQLTIDKLEKTYGKGTVMKLSDNTVIDIPSISTGSLGLDLALGVGGIPKGRIIEVYGPESSGKTTLAMHCIAEAQKKGGLAAIIDAEHAFDKIYAEKLGIDTENLLISQPDNGEQALEIAEHLIRSGAIDIIVIDSVAALVPKGELEGEMGDSKMGLQARLMSQALRKLTGAINKTGCACIFINQLRDKIGVMFGSPETTTGGNALKFYASVRLDIRRIGQIKESADNILGNRTKVKVVKNKVAPPFKVVEFDIMYGQGISKVGEIIDLGVEFDIIKKAGSWFSYEGNKLGQGRDAVKNLLLDNPELMEELENKIKAKSGLNGVVEEVAED, from the coding sequence ATGAGCGAAAATACTGAAAAATTAAAAGCACTTCAGCTAACCATTGATAAGTTGGAAAAGACTTATGGAAAGGGGACTGTTATGAAGCTGAGTGACAATACCGTTATAGATATTCCTTCAATTTCGACAGGTTCTTTGGGCCTTGACCTGGCCTTGGGAGTAGGTGGTATTCCAAAAGGAAGGATCATTGAGGTTTATGGCCCTGAATCTTCCGGTAAAACTACCTTGGCCATGCACTGCATTGCTGAAGCTCAGAAAAAAGGCGGCTTGGCTGCTATCATCGATGCCGAGCATGCTTTCGATAAGATTTATGCAGAAAAGCTGGGCATTGATACAGAAAACCTATTGATTTCCCAGCCTGACAATGGTGAGCAAGCTTTGGAGATTGCTGAACATTTGATCCGTTCTGGAGCAATTGATATTATTGTGATTGACTCTGTTGCGGCGTTGGTGCCGAAAGGGGAGTTGGAAGGAGAAATGGGAGATAGCAAAATGGGACTTCAGGCAAGGTTGATGTCTCAGGCACTCAGAAAGCTGACAGGTGCGATCAATAAAACAGGATGCGCATGTATCTTTATTAACCAGTTAAGGGATAAGATTGGAGTCATGTTCGGAAGCCCTGAAACTACTACTGGTGGTAATGCCCTGAAATTTTATGCTTCAGTGAGGTTGGATATCAGAAGAATTGGTCAAATCAAAGAAAGTGCTGATAATATCCTAGGTAACCGTACTAAAGTGAAGGTGGTAAAGAACAAAGTAGCACCTCCTTTTAAGGTGGTTGAATTTGACATTATGTATGGTCAAGGGATTTCCAAAGTTGGAGAAATTATTGATTTGGGCGTGGAGTTTGATATTATCAAAAAGGCAGGGTCTTGGTTCTCTTACGAAGGTAATAAATTAGGCCAAGGTAGAGATGCTGTGAAAAACTTGCTGTTGGATAATCCAGAATTGATGGAAGAACTTGAGAATAAGATCAAAGCTAAATCTGGTCTGAACGGTGTAGTAGAGGAAGTAGCTGAAGACTAA
- a CDS encoding DUF3108 domain-containing protein: MSFPLRLFFILNLLSFACSAQLMAQTESKPYKKGEELTFKVKYLFFNAAEAKMIIDSEIHQINNRPAYKIDVYGKTLSIFSIFKVKDNWGTLMDTTQNIPYRSYRHIEEGGYRKHEVIDFDHDQKTATVKLYDKENRKLTKTTEHDISPEIQDIVSGFYYMRHLDLEKLNKGDIISIKGFFDEKTYNLKLIFEGKDKISTKLGKFDTFVVSPIMPSNKLFSGENPIKMWITDDRNRIPVKIEADLIVGALNMEITEAKNLRNK; encoded by the coding sequence ATGTCCTTTCCATTAAGATTATTTTTCATTTTAAACCTACTCTCTTTTGCCTGTTCAGCGCAGCTAATGGCCCAAACGGAAAGTAAGCCTTACAAAAAAGGAGAAGAACTTACTTTTAAAGTAAAGTACCTTTTTTTTAATGCAGCAGAAGCCAAAATGATTATTGACAGTGAGATCCATCAAATCAACAATCGCCCTGCTTATAAAATAGATGTTTATGGAAAAACACTAAGTATCTTCAGTATTTTTAAAGTAAAGGACAACTGGGGCACTCTGATGGACACTACCCAAAACATCCCTTACCGATCTTACAGGCACATTGAAGAAGGCGGATATAGAAAACATGAAGTGATCGATTTTGACCATGACCAAAAAACCGCTACAGTCAAACTTTATGACAAGGAAAACCGAAAATTAACAAAAACTACTGAGCATGATATCTCTCCAGAAATCCAAGATATAGTCAGTGGTTTTTATTACATGCGTCATTTGGATTTGGAGAAACTGAACAAAGGAGATATCATTTCCATAAAAGGCTTCTTTGACGAAAAAACATATAACTTAAAGTTAATATTTGAAGGAAAAGATAAAATTTCCACAAAGCTGGGAAAGTTTGACACTTTTGTTGTCTCTCCAATTATGCCCAGTAATAAACTTTTCAGTGGAGAAAATCCAATTAAAATGTGGATTACGGATGATAGGAACCGAATTCCGGTAAAAATAGAAGCAGACCTGATCGTGGGAGCACTTAACATGGAAATCACAGAAGCCAAAAATTTACGAAACAAATAA
- a CDS encoding response regulator transcription factor — protein sequence MSDKPKIKVLVVDDEPDIIEILTYNLEKEGYEVASANDGIKAVQTAIKFKPDVILLDIMMPNQDGVETCRQIRDLEELKNTFVIFLTARSEEYSEVAAFDVGADDYITKPIKPRALVSRISALFRRESKKEQEVSQIKIKDLTIDRSSFTIDKGGKTITLPKKEFELLYFLAKNPNMVFSRDELLQNIWGADVFVLARTVDVHIRKVREKIGENYITTVKGVGYKFDNN from the coding sequence ATGAGTGACAAACCAAAAATCAAAGTTCTGGTAGTAGATGACGAACCAGATATTATTGAAATCTTAACCTACAACCTTGAAAAAGAGGGTTATGAAGTAGCATCCGCTAATGATGGCATCAAAGCTGTACAAACTGCCATAAAATTCAAGCCTGATGTCATTCTATTGGACATCATGATGCCTAACCAAGACGGTGTAGAAACCTGTAGGCAAATCCGGGACCTGGAAGAGCTCAAAAACACATTTGTAATATTCCTTACCGCAAGATCGGAAGAGTATTCAGAGGTGGCTGCTTTTGATGTAGGGGCTGATGACTATATCACCAAACCTATCAAACCAAGAGCTTTGGTAAGTAGAATCTCCGCCTTGTTTAGAAGAGAGTCCAAAAAAGAGCAAGAAGTCTCCCAAATCAAAATCAAAGACCTAACTATCGATAGAAGTAGTTTCACTATTGATAAAGGAGGCAAGACCATCACCCTTCCAAAGAAAGAGTTTGAGCTATTGTATTTCTTGGCAAAAAATCCTAACATGGTATTCAGCCGGGATGAATTGCTTCAGAATATCTGGGGAGCAGATGTATTTGTTTTGGCCAGAACAGTTGATGTTCACATCAGAAAAGTGAGAGAAAAAATAGGAGAAAACTATATTACTACTGTAAAAGGCGTAGGATATAAGTTTGACAATAATTAA
- a CDS encoding cell wall metabolism sensor histidine kinase WalK produces the protein MLTTSRGISLVLAFAISALTVAFLSLLDDATPMLLTVAWGLTLAISYILINITLEFLIFKEISNIYSVLEKIQKKDLSGVAEKPKKSSISPLRKINSTINSYAIAKNKEIETLQRNAAFRREFIADISHELKTPIFAAQGYVHTLLDGAVEDVKVRDKFLKRAAKSLNALDKLVQDLLTLNQMESGVVKFHFEVFSMVDLIEEVIEELEHKAEKRHINIRFTYNSDKNFMTNADKDKIYRVCQNLISNAIKYNHEGGEAHISLNSSKNTLTVDIKDNGLGIPAEDIKRIFERFYRVDKSRSREMGGTGLGLAIVKHILEGHKSKISVSSTIGKGSLFSFSLPLHKAKKD, from the coding sequence ATGCTTACAACTTCCAGGGGAATCTCCCTAGTATTGGCTTTTGCTATATCTGCCCTTACTGTCGCATTCCTCTCTTTATTGGATGATGCGACCCCAATGCTACTTACAGTAGCCTGGGGTCTTACGCTTGCCATTTCCTATATCCTTATTAACATCACCCTAGAGTTTCTAATTTTTAAGGAAATCAGCAATATTTATTCAGTATTAGAAAAGATCCAAAAGAAAGACCTTAGCGGAGTAGCAGAAAAACCCAAAAAGAGTTCCATCTCTCCTCTTAGAAAAATAAACAGTACGATCAACTCCTACGCTATTGCAAAAAATAAGGAAATCGAGACCTTACAGCGAAATGCAGCATTTAGAAGAGAATTCATTGCTGACATCTCCCATGAATTGAAAACACCTATTTTTGCTGCTCAGGGCTATGTGCACACCTTGCTTGATGGTGCCGTGGAAGATGTCAAAGTAAGAGATAAATTCCTAAAAAGAGCTGCCAAAAGTCTCAATGCCCTTGATAAACTAGTCCAGGATTTACTTACCCTCAACCAGATGGAGAGCGGAGTGGTTAAATTCCATTTTGAAGTATTTAGCATGGTAGACCTAATTGAGGAAGTAATTGAAGAATTGGAGCACAAGGCAGAAAAGAGGCATATCAACATCAGGTTTACATACAATTCTGACAAAAACTTCATGACCAATGCGGACAAGGATAAGATCTACAGAGTCTGCCAGAACCTTATTTCCAATGCCATCAAATACAACCACGAAGGCGGTGAAGCTCATATTTCACTAAATTCGTCCAAAAACACGTTGACTGTAGACATCAAAGATAATGGCCTTGGAATCCCTGCCGAGGACATCAAAAGAATTTTTGAGCGCTTCTATAGAGTGGACAAAAGTCGATCGAGGGAAATGGGAGGCACAGGGCTTGGTTTAGCCATTGTTAAACATATCCTAGAAGGCCATAAGAGTAAAATATCTGTTTCTTCCACCATTGGAAAGGGTTCTCTATTTAGTTTTTCACTTCCTCTCCATAAGGCAAAGAAAGATTGA